Below is a genomic region from Ancylomarina subtilis.
CTGTCCGAAATCATCGCAAAGCTTTTCGTAACCGACCAAAACAATATGCACAGGAGGCACTGTAGATGACAAGCGTGCATTGCCTTCATTGGTAACCAAACCAATGGTTCCTGTGCTGGCAACAGCAACATTAGCACCTGTCATGCCAATCCCCGCTTTAAAATAGTATTCCCGAAGGAATCGGCGCGCGATTTCAACCATGGCTTTTATATCGTCAGGATCAACTTCTTCCCCAGTATAATCTGAAAAGATCTTAGCAACCTGCTGACGCGTTTTATGAATGGCAGGCATCACCATATGGGATGGATGCTCACTGGCAATTTGCAAAATCCATTCACCTAAATCGGTTTCAATAGGACTCAAGCCTTCTTTTTCCAAGTACTGGTTCAATTGAATCTCCTCAGAGGTCATGGATTTACTCTTCACCATATATTTGGCTCCATGAGACTTCATCACATCGGCAATATATCTGCAGGCATCATCACCGGTTTTTGCCTGAAAGACTTTGCACCCATGCTTCTCAACGTTTTCTTTAAACTGATTGAATTGTTGCATGACTTTATTTAAATCACGATCCTTTAAATCATGAACTCTGGTTCGTAAGGCTTCAAAATCCAATCCTTTATAGGCATTCTCTTTTGATGCCTTATAGGCTGTAGCAAATCCCTTAAGATTTTGATACAAAACTTTATCGTTTAATTTTTCGTCTATTTTTGTATGTATTGTCATGGCTTCGGCTTATAAATCGTTCAAAATAATCACTGTCATTTCCTTGGGACCGTGTACCCCAACAGTCAATACCCTCTCGATATCTGCTGTTCGGCTGGCTCCTGTAATAAAAGCGACATAGCCACCACTCCCTGATGTCCTTTCTTCGAGAAAATCGGTCACATCATGCATACTTTCCACCAGCTTGCTTAAAGGGAGAATCACATCCAATTTTTCAGCCAGACAGCTTGCCAATCTTAAATTCTCGTTGCAACTATCAATAACAACCGAGCCTGTTTCACCAATCGCATAATCTGCCTCGATTAATGCTCTTCCGATACCCGCTTCACCCGTTTGCTTATCAAGAGATAAATTCAGGCTGGGCATATGGATATATTCATAATCTTCCCTTTTAAAATCATTCTGGAAATCTAGCGTTTTCACCAAACGGTTTTCATTCCCAACAAGAGTCGATTTTTCCAAAAACTGTTCTAGTAATTTCATAACTTTCATATAGTATTCGGGGTTAGTTTTTTTGTTTTGATGTGACTTCCCTAACCAAGAGGAGTGCCAAAAAACCACTTCAATTGTTATATAGAATCTTTCTAAGACTTTTAATACTGTATGACAGCACTTTAGGCAACGGAAAGGTTTTCAGAAATGTCCATTTCAATCGTTTTCGCTACTGTTCCATTCTGAACACTAACAAAATACGCACTGTGCCATTCTGAACAGTTGGCTAATTTTGAACAGGAAATAGGTGGGGTTTAAAACCTCAGAAGAGAACTTAAAATCATTAACCCGAAATCGACAAATAAGGGTTCTCTCTATTAAAAATGGAAATCGAAATGGAATCATCTGAGTATCCACAATCAATTTGCAGAATAAAAAAAACCTCTCTATAGAGAGGTTTTTTGAAACACATCCTTGTTTAAAACCCTTAAAGATCTTCAATGATATAAACGATGGTTTGAAGCTTATTTGAAGAGAAACACAGTTCATTATTATAGGATGTGGCAGTATGGCTGGCAATACCCCGAAACAGTTCTACGGCTGGCCTTCCATTCAC
It encodes:
- a CDS encoding LutC/YkgG family protein; translated protein: MKLLEQFLEKSTLVGNENRLVKTLDFQNDFKREDYEYIHMPSLNLSLDKQTGEAGIGRALIEADYAIGETGSVVIDSCNENLRLASCLAEKLDVILPLSKLVESMHDVTDFLEERTSGSGGYVAFITGASRTADIERVLTVGVHGPKEMTVIILNDL